The window CGCAGGCCGCGCTGAGCCTTCGCCAGACCGGCCTTGGTCGTGTCGGTCTTGAGCAGCCGCAGCACGACTGCGCCGGCCAGCATTCCTGCTGCAAACGGTAGGAGCGGATACATAATCAGTTCTCCCTCTGGGTTGGGCCGGCTCTGTTCTTCCACAGATAGACCCCTGCGCCACCCATGACCATGCCGGCCAGCATGGCGGGATGCATCTGACGCAGGAGGGGACTCAGAACGCCGAGCGGGCCCGCCCGCGGTCCGAGCTGGGCGAACGCCTTCTCCAGAAAATCGGAGATCGCGCCGTGGTGCACGTATGCCTGCTGCGGCGGAATGCCGTGGGCGGCGTGATAGCGTTCCTTGGCGGCGGCGTCCAGCACGGCTTCGCGGAACGGGGGCAGGTACTGCTGCAGCGCCGCCTGTAGGTTCAGGAAAGCCGCGCGAACCTCCGGCTCGGCCACCTGCGTGAGCAGGTTCTCGTAGAGCCGCGCGCTCTGTACCGTGCCTGCAACGGCGCGCTGACAGTTGGCGAGCCAGCTCGGTCCCACCGTGGTTTCCAGCGGGAAGGGGTCGAGCGGGCGCGGCACGCCGAAGCGCTGACACAGCGCGGAAAGCGTGGCGATGCGCCGCTCCTGCGATGGCACGATGGTGCCGAAAGGCGGCTGCGGCCC is drawn from Betaproteobacteria bacterium and contains these coding sequences:
- a CDS encoding ferritin; the protein is MNNYDEPILRSRAVNANAPFPVLHQVLRIALYDEYAARSFYARMVEAFGPQPPFGTIVPSQERRIATLSALCQRFGVPRPLDPFPLETTVGPSWLANCQRAVAGTVQSARLYENLLTQVAEPEVRAAFLNLQAALQQYLPPFREAVLDAAAKERYHAAHGIPPQQAYVHHGAISDFLEKAFAQLGPRAGPLGVLSPLLRQMHPAMLAGMVMGGAGVYLWKNRAGPTQREN